Proteins co-encoded in one Oncorhynchus kisutch isolate 150728-3 linkage group LG1, Okis_V2, whole genome shotgun sequence genomic window:
- the LOC116375942 gene encoding E3 ubiquitin-protein ligase RNF186-like, with amino-acid sequence MGLMSEDMECCVCLQPYSRREKIPRMLHCKHTFCGLCLQAMSRLQSGLLTVCCPLCRWITCTEPSLTLPGSLWVNTEIWDQILDRQQEEEEEEEWKGANRQTQTTTQYTCSPSRHCGLRLKLQNFLRRMKHNVL; translated from the exons ATGGGTCTGATGAGCGAGGACATGGAGTGCTGTGTCTGCCTCCAGCCCTACTCTCGCAGGGAGAAGATCCCTCGGATGCTCCACTGTAAGCACACATTCTGTGGGCTGTGCTTGCAGGCGATGTCCAGGCTCCAAAGCGGCCTACTGACAGTCTGCTGCCCCCTGTGCCGTTGGATCACCTGCACCGAGCCCAGCCTCACCCTGCCGGGGTCGCTGTGGGTTAACACTGAGATCTGGGACCAGAtactagacagacaacaggaagaggaggaggaggaagagtggaagggagctaacagacagacacagaccactacacagtacacatg ttCTCCATCAAGGCATTGTGGCCTGAGGCTCAAACTACAGAATTTCCTGAGGAGGATGAAGCACAATGTACTGTAA
- the LOC116375945 gene encoding E3 ubiquitin-protein ligase RNF186-like, with protein sequence MGLMSEDMECCVCLQPYSRKEKIPRMLHCKHTFCGLCLQAMSRLQSGLLTVCCPLCRWITCTEPSLTLPGSLWVNTEIWDQILDRKQEEEEEEEEEEEWKGANRQTQTTTQYKCSTSRHCGLRLKLQNFLRRMKHNVL encoded by the exons atgggtCTGATGAGCGAGGACATGGAGTGCTGTGTCTGCCTCCAGCCCTACTCTCGCAAGGAGAAGATTCCTCGGATGCTCCACTGTAAGCACACATTCTGTGGGCTGTGCTTGCAGGCGATGTCCAGGCTCCAGAGCGGCCTACTGACAGTCTGCTGCCCCCTGTGCCGTTGGATCACCTGCACCGAGCCCAGCCTCACCCTGCCGGGGTCGCTGTGGGTTAACACTGAGATCTGGGACCAGATACTAGACAGaaaacaggaagaggaggaggaggaggaagaggaggaagagtggaagggagctaacagacagacacagaccactacacagtacaaatG ttCTACATCAAGGCATTGTGGCCTGAGGCTCAAACTACAGAATTTCCTGAGGAGGATGAAGCACAATGTACTGTAA